In a single window of the Paracholeplasma morum genome:
- a CDS encoding HK97 family phage prohead protease yields the protein MKKETRIAEVRLEEIDDKMILEGYAIVYDEPTLIGDESYGFIESISRSAITDAAIKDVPMKYNHMDSFLIIARTKNGSLTLTSDDVGLKVRAELLDTQSNQDIFKMVKSGLLDKMSFAFVVSEQEWNRDGDIPKRTIRKIERLYDVSIVDTPAYDKTSIYARSLEAMDLELKTMDLAEQNKKAELIRKKLNLKIKIGE from the coding sequence ATGAAGAAAGAAACTAGAATAGCAGAAGTCAGGTTAGAAGAAATCGATGACAAGATGATCTTAGAAGGATATGCGATCGTTTATGATGAACCCACTTTAATTGGTGATGAATCGTATGGATTTATCGAAAGCATTAGTAGAAGTGCAATTACTGATGCAGCCATCAAAGATGTGCCAATGAAGTATAACCACATGGATTCATTCTTAATCATTGCTCGAACTAAAAACGGCTCACTTACCTTAACGAGTGATGATGTCGGATTAAAGGTTAGAGCTGAGTTACTTGATACACAAAGCAATCAAGACATTTTTAAGATGGTCAAATCAGGCTTATTGGATAAGATGAGCTTTGCTTTTGTGGTGAGTGAACAGGAATGGAATCGTGATGGTGATATTCCAAAAAGAACTATTAGAAAGATTGAACGTTTATATGATGTTTCAATCGTTGACACACCTGCTTATGATAAGACTTCGATTTATGCTCGTTCTTTAGAGGCTATGGACTTAGAACTAAAGACTATGGATTTAGCAGAGCAAAATAAGAAGGCTGAACTTATAAGAAAAAAACTAAATTTGAAAATAAAAATAGGAGAATAA